In the genome of Diaphorobacter sp. HDW4A, the window GGGCGTGGAAATGCCAATCACGGAAACCGTCGTGGGTCTGCTCAATGGCGAGCTTGCCGTTGGCGATGCGGTGCAGACGTTGATGACGCGCGACCCGCGCGGGGAGTGAAACGAGCGAGCGCGCGCCGAATGCCCAAGTGAATCGATGGGGATTTGGGCGCTTGATTTTGCGCAACTCCCTGTCGTCAAAGGCTTTTCCGTAGCCTAAATCGGCTTTTGTCAAAACATAGGCTGAATTGCCTTGCCGGAAAACCTGCTTCAGTAGATTCTCCGCCCCCAGCAAGCGACACCCAATAGTCGCGGTTGAGCGAGGGATTTCGAATGAATAGTCGGCAAAATAACTTTCTTTTCGCGCGAAATGCGCGCATTTATCGTCGCAGCATATTGGGGCTCATCGGGCTGGGATTGGTGCCGCCCTTGGCATTCACCGCCATCGTGTCCTCCCGCAGTCAGCGCACGGAGCACGACGGGCTGCCCACGGTCCAGGTGCCCTTGCTGCATCTGCCGTCCATCCACAATTTCCGGGACGTGGCGGGCGTCGATGCGCAATTGCCTTATCGCAATGTGCACGGCGTGGCGCTGCGCACCAGAACGCTGTACCGCTCGGGCTGGCTCAGCGCCGACGATGCCGACGCGCGGCGGCTGCGTACGCTCGGGGTGGATGTGGTCTACGACCTGCGGCCGCAGGATCAGCGCCGCAGCCAGCCCGACCGGGTGCCGCAAGGGGTCGAATACGTGCCACTGTTTCAGGTGGCGGCATCATCATCGTCCGCACCGCGTGTGGAGCAGGTAGCAGCCCCGGAGAGCATGGAGGACCGCATGCGTTTCTTTGTGTCGGATCAGGGCATTCGCACGCGCACCGTCTTTTTGCTGGAACAGATGGCCCTTGTGGACGGCGCTCAAGTCTTTCACTGCGCTCAGGGCTGCGATCTCACCGGCTGGGTCACCGCGCTATTGCACACTGTCGCCGAGCTGCCGCAGGACGTCATCATGCGGGACTACCTGCTAAGCAACGAGCGCCTCAAAAGCGACACGGATGGTGAAGCACAACCGGCGGCCGTGCAGGCAAGCTACCTGCAGGCCGCCTTGCACGAAGCCACGACGCGCCATGGGTCGGTGCAGCGTTTCATCACCGAAGGCCTGCGGCTCAGCGAAGAGACCCAGCAGCGGCTGCGCGCCAAGCTGCTCACGCAGACCTGACGCGCTCGTCGATTACAAACCCAGCTCCAGCGCCAGCAGCTCTTCCACCGTCTGGCGGCGGCGGATCAGGCGGGCCTTGCCTGCGTCCACCAGCACCTCAGCGGCGAGAGGGCGCGTGTTGTAGTTGCTCGACATCGACGCGCCGTAGGCACCGGTGTCGTTGATCACCAGCAGATCACCGACACTGGCGCCCGCGAGTTCGCGAGGCAGCACCACGCCGCCGTCGCCCTGGGTGAACACATCGCCCGATTCGCAGAGCGGCCCCGCCACCACGCTGGGCGCGGCGGGCAGTTCCTTGCCGTCGCGGCGCAGCACCTGCATGGCGTGAAAGCTCCCGTACATGGCGGGGCGCATCAGTTCGTTGAAGCCGGTATCGACCAGCACGAAGTGGTTGTTGCCCGCGTTCTTGGTCGCGCGCACGGTGCCCAGCAGCACGCCGGACTCGGCCACGAGGAAACGGCCCGGCTCGATCTCGAGCCCGAGTGCATGACCGACGATGGCCTCGGCCTGCTTGCGCGCGGCGTCCCACAGACCGTGGTAGTGCGCGGTGTCGATGGTCGCTTCGCCATTACGGTACGGAATCGACAGGCCACCGCCCGCCGAGATCGCATGCAGATCGTGGCCCGCGTCCTTGGTGGCCTGCACCAGCTTGACCATCGCGCCGCAGACTTCCTGCAGATGCCCGTAGTCCACACCCGAGCCGATGTGCATGTGCAGTCCGGCCAGCACCAGACCGCCCGCGCGGATCGCGTCGAGCGCGGCCAGCAGGTCGGTGTGCCAGATGCCGTGCTTGCTGTGCTCGC includes:
- a CDS encoding tyrosine-protein phosphatase gives rise to the protein MAFTAIVSSRSQRTEHDGLPTVQVPLLHLPSIHNFRDVAGVDAQLPYRNVHGVALRTRTLYRSGWLSADDADARRLRTLGVDVVYDLRPQDQRRSQPDRVPQGVEYVPLFQVAASSSSAPRVEQVAAPESMEDRMRFFVSDQGIRTRTVFLLEQMALVDGAQVFHCAQGCDLTGWVTALLHTVAELPQDVIMRDYLLSNERLKSDTDGEAQPAAVQASYLQAALHEATTRHGSVQRFITEGLRLSEETQQRLRAKLLTQT
- the lysA gene encoding diaminopimelate decarboxylase — translated: MSNPFSSAQLWQLADEFGTPLWVYDANTIRARIAQLKRFDTIRFAQKACSNIHILGLMRGQGVKVDSVSRGEILRAIAAGFKPGFGEPSDIVFTADVMDEATLATVVEHKVPVNAGSIDMLTQLGEASPGHHVWLRINPGFGHGHSNKTNTGGEHSKHGIWHTDLLAALDAIRAGGLVLAGLHMHIGSGVDYGHLQEVCGAMVKLVQATKDAGHDLHAISAGGGLSIPYRNGEATIDTAHYHGLWDAARKQAEAIVGHALGLEIEPGRFLVAESGVLLGTVRATKNAGNNHFVLVDTGFNELMRPAMYGSFHAMQVLRRDGKELPAAPSVVAGPLCESGDVFTQGDGGVVLPRELAGASVGDLLVINDTGAYGASMSSNYNTRPLAAEVLVDAGKARLIRRRQTVEELLALELGL